GACCTGGCGAGAACTTTGTATTCTGAAAATTTCACTAAACAACCGCACCATTTCGGTATATGCGGTGCTAAACAACAAATTTATGCAACCACAAACATTAGTAAAATCATTGCTGACAACTTCCATTATAGGACTGTGCTTTCTATTGTTCACTAGCGAACCTTTACGGGCACAAGCCGCTGCCGACGCGGAACAACAAATTATAAAGCTTTCCAAAGATAAATGGCAATGGATGGCCGACAAGGATGTGGACAAACTGGCTTCACTGTTTCACGACAAGGCAAAATTTGTCCATATGAGCGGCACCTGGAAAAAGGATGAAGAACTCGAAATCATCAAAACCGGGAGTATCTGGTACAAAAAGGCAGATGTTCACGATGTTGCTGTTGAGCTTGTAGATGACGCAGCGATCATCTGGAGCCGCATTACGCTGTCGGCGATGGTTCGCGGCAATGAGGCAAACACTGAGTTTACGGTTACGGAAGTTTATAAGAAAGTAGCAAATGATTGGAAGTTGTTAG
This Dyadobacter sp. UC 10 DNA region includes the following protein-coding sequences:
- a CDS encoding nuclear transport factor 2 family protein, which encodes MQPQTLVKSLLTTSIIGLCFLLFTSEPLRAQAAADAEQQIIKLSKDKWQWMADKDVDKLASLFHDKAKFVHMSGTWKKDEELEIIKTGSIWYKKADVHDVAVELVDDAAIIWSRITLSAMVRGNEANTEFTVTEVYKKVANDWKLLALTFSSVRDTHVIKH